One window of Microcoleus vaginatus PCC 9802 genomic DNA carries:
- a CDS encoding Cof-type HAD-IIB family hydrolase, which yields MQNITASNPANATDRPFGTADIQLLVVDIDGTIAGLSNTIREPVKQAIILAAESRGVKVAVATGRMYRSALRFHRDIGSTLPLICYQGAWIQDHATQKRLRHLPLSKQTALQLLDSFEEPHLRPLLSIHFYIEDQLYVPEITAATRIYAERSGIEPMVIKDLRRDLPGEPTKVLALCENPGVLDGLLSSMRQRYTPAELYLTRSVATFFEATHPLANKGDAVQYLAEELLGLQAANVMAIGDNFNDVEMIAYAGVGVAMGNAPDAVKAAADWVAPDVEEDGVAAAIEQFVLADR from the coding sequence ATGCAGAATATAACTGCCTCAAATCCAGCTAATGCGACCGATCGCCCTTTTGGCACCGCAGACATTCAATTGCTGGTAGTGGATATAGACGGCACGATCGCAGGTTTGTCAAATACCATCCGAGAACCAGTCAAGCAGGCAATAATTTTGGCTGCCGAGTCGCGGGGAGTGAAAGTAGCCGTCGCTACGGGCAGGATGTACCGCTCAGCTTTGCGTTTTCACCGCGACATCGGCTCAACATTGCCACTGATTTGCTACCAGGGTGCATGGATTCAAGATCACGCTACTCAAAAACGGCTGCGGCACTTGCCGCTGTCGAAACAAACTGCTCTGCAACTGTTAGATTCTTTTGAAGAACCGCATTTGCGACCGCTCCTTTCGATCCATTTCTACATTGAGGATCAACTTTACGTGCCGGAAATTACCGCAGCTACCCGAATTTATGCCGAACGATCGGGCATTGAACCAATGGTGATTAAAGATTTGCGGCGAGATCTTCCGGGCGAACCGACGAAAGTTTTGGCATTGTGCGAGAATCCGGGGGTACTCGACGGCTTGCTCAGCAGTATGCGGCAGCGCTACACGCCTGCGGAGCTTTATTTGACTCGATCCGTTGCTACTTTTTTTGAAGCTACGCATCCTTTGGCGAATAAGGGAGATGCCGTGCAGTATTTAGCCGAGGAACTTTTGGGTTTGCAAGCGGCGAATGTGATGGCCATCGGCGACAATTTTAATGATGTAGAAATGATTGCCTACGCGGGTGTGGGCGTGGCAATGGGCAATGCTCCTGATGCGGTGAAGGCTGCTGCTGATTGGGTGGCACCTGATGTGGAGGAAGACGGAGTGGCGGCTGCGATCGAACAATTTGTTTTGGCCGATCGTTGA
- a CDS encoding alpha/beta hydrolase: MTAQQLVSATSFEKLIWTWKGHKIQYTVQGTGRPLILIHGFGASIGHWRQNIPPLAAGGYRVFALDLLGFGASAKPPLDYTLELWEELLTDFWADLVQEPAVFVGNSIGALLSLMVVANHPEISAGAVLINCAGGLNHRPDELNFPLRVVMGTFTKLVRSPLIGPFVFNNIRQKHRIRNTLRQVYGNREAITDELVELLHAPSCEPGAQQVFASILTAPPGPQPSELLPKVDRPLLVLWGADDPWTPIAGSQIYQQLAANDKPVKFVSIPNTGHCPHDERPSEVNALILDWLLELK; the protein is encoded by the coding sequence GTGACAGCACAACAGCTAGTATCTGCAACGAGTTTTGAAAAGCTAATTTGGACTTGGAAAGGTCACAAAATCCAATATACCGTCCAAGGAACCGGCCGCCCTCTGATCTTGATTCACGGATTTGGCGCTTCGATCGGACATTGGCGGCAAAATATCCCCCCACTAGCGGCCGGCGGCTATCGCGTATTTGCTCTGGACTTGCTGGGATTCGGTGCTTCCGCCAAACCACCCCTCGATTACACTCTGGAATTGTGGGAAGAATTGCTGACTGATTTCTGGGCGGATCTTGTACAGGAACCGGCTGTATTTGTCGGGAATTCGATCGGCGCTTTGCTGAGTTTGATGGTAGTCGCCAACCATCCAGAAATATCAGCCGGCGCAGTCTTAATCAACTGTGCTGGCGGACTCAACCACCGGCCCGACGAACTGAATTTCCCGCTGCGAGTAGTGATGGGGACTTTTACTAAATTAGTTCGATCGCCCCTGATCGGCCCATTTGTATTCAACAACATCCGCCAAAAACACCGCATCCGCAACACCCTGCGCCAAGTTTACGGGAACCGCGAAGCCATCACCGACGAACTCGTAGAACTCCTCCACGCCCCCTCCTGCGAACCGGGAGCTCAACAGGTGTTTGCCTCGATTCTCACAGCCCCTCCAGGCCCTCAACCTTCAGAACTGCTGCCCAAAGTCGATCGTCCGTTATTGGTACTTTGGGGCGCAGACGACCCCTGGACGCCAATCGCCGGCAGCCAGATTTATCAACAATTGGCCGCCAACGATAAACCAGTGAAATTTGTCTCAATTCCCAACACAGGCCACTGTCCCCACGACGAGCGGCCGAGTGAAGTCAACGCTCTGATTTTGGACTGGCTGCTGGAATTGAAGTAA